In Afipia sp. GAS231, a single window of DNA contains:
- a CDS encoding DUF1236 domain-containing protein: MNKRLAVSLVAASLLTSGAAFAQSTTQQGAANGAAAGGSVAGPVGEVVGGTVGAAVGLGLEIPNAVITSVTAERAPSVTVRERVVVGEPLPEAVELRPVPSHTEYRYAVVNDRRVIVEPRTRKVIKIID; the protein is encoded by the coding sequence ATGAACAAACGTCTCGCTGTTTCGCTTGTAGCCGCTTCGTTGCTGACCTCGGGCGCGGCCTTCGCGCAATCCACCACGCAGCAGGGGGCAGCCAATGGCGCTGCGGCCGGCGGCTCAGTAGCTGGTCCGGTCGGTGAGGTCGTCGGCGGCACCGTAGGCGCGGCAGTCGGCCTGGGCCTGGAAATTCCGAATGCGGTGATCACGTCGGTAACAGCCGAACGCGCGCCGTCGGTAACGGTGCGCGAGCGCGTCGTCGTCGGTGAGCCGCTGCCGGAGGCCGTCGAGTTGCGGCCGGTGCCGAGCCATACCGAATATCGCTATGCCGTCGTCAACGATCGCCGCGTGATCGTGGAGCCGCGCACGCGCAAGGTCATCAAGATTATCGACTGA
- a CDS encoding VanZ family protein: MTIILRLFAWSLAAAVAFATLGPPGYRPHSDLGQDGEHALAFVLLGVAFGLAYTRNRWLTAVLAVGLTGVLELLQLWMPGRHARLEDFIVDALAACVGLAVAAALDWIFRRTRQTGTSPS, from the coding sequence ATGACGATCATCCTTCGCCTCTTTGCCTGGTCTCTTGCGGCCGCCGTCGCCTTCGCGACACTCGGGCCACCCGGATACCGGCCGCATTCCGACCTCGGACAGGACGGCGAGCATGCACTGGCCTTCGTGCTGCTGGGCGTAGCCTTCGGCCTCGCTTACACGCGGAACCGGTGGCTGACGGCTGTCCTTGCGGTCGGCCTAACCGGTGTGCTCGAACTGCTGCAGCTCTGGATGCCCGGACGGCATGCCCGTCTCGAAGACTTTATCGTCGATGCGTTGGCGGCCTGCGTCGGGCTTGCGGTGGCCGCAGCGCTGGACTGGATCTTTCGTCGGACCCGGCAAACCGGCACCAGCCCATCCTGA
- a CDS encoding thiamine pyrophosphate-dependent enzyme has translation MNTAANNPARNTKIMNRFDVTSRLVAKLKNEEAVIGGIGNTNFDLWAAGHRPQNFYMLGSMGLAFPIALGVALAQPKRRVFALEGDGSLLMQLGSLSTIATLAPKNLTMVVMDNGVYQITGAQPTPAAAVADLVAIAVASGLTNSAWAADEEDFERLIEQSMTSAAPSLIGVRIDDKPGTGTTRRDPVQIRERFMHGMGVRELL, from the coding sequence ATGAACACCGCCGCCAACAATCCCGCCCGCAACACCAAGATCATGAACCGATTCGACGTCACGTCGCGGCTGGTTGCAAAGCTGAAGAACGAGGAGGCCGTGATCGGCGGCATCGGCAACACCAATTTCGACCTCTGGGCCGCCGGCCACCGGCCGCAGAACTTCTACATGCTGGGCAGCATGGGGCTGGCGTTTCCGATCGCGCTCGGCGTGGCGCTGGCGCAGCCGAAGCGCCGCGTGTTCGCGCTCGAAGGCGATGGTTCGCTGCTGATGCAGCTCGGTTCGCTGTCGACGATCGCAACATTGGCGCCGAAGAACCTGACCATGGTGGTGATGGACAACGGCGTCTACCAGATCACCGGCGCCCAGCCGACGCCGGCGGCCGCCGTCGCCGACCTCGTCGCCATCGCGGTCGCGAGCGGTTTGACCAACAGCGCCTGGGCCGCGGATGAGGAAGATTTCGAGCGTCTGATCGAGCAATCGATGACATCGGCGGCCCCATCGCTGATCGGCGTACGCATCGACGACAAGCCCGGAACCGGAACCACCCGCCGCGATCCCGTGCAGATCCGCGAGCGCTTCATGCACGGGATGGGCGTGCGGGAACTACTCTGA
- a CDS encoding thiamine pyrophosphate-binding protein has translation MAVAEAHTTPQSAQEKTWHGIVLEALKRNDIRLVPYVPDRVLTTLIKNVHADPFFTTFPTAREEEAVGIVSGAWMAGMRGAVLMQTSGFATLANILASLAIPYQIPLIMFVSERGTLGEFNYGQSLVCRTMRPVLDSLAMEHHTCTRLDEFEFIVDRSIKQALTTQAPVALILSPLLTGGKTFDK, from the coding sequence ATGGCGGTTGCCGAGGCACACACAACGCCGCAGAGCGCGCAGGAGAAAACCTGGCACGGCATCGTGCTGGAGGCGCTCAAGCGCAATGACATCCGGCTGGTGCCCTACGTTCCGGATCGCGTGCTGACCACGCTGATCAAGAACGTTCACGCCGATCCGTTTTTCACCACCTTTCCCACCGCCCGCGAGGAAGAAGCGGTCGGCATCGTTTCCGGCGCCTGGATGGCCGGCATGCGCGGCGCGGTGCTGATGCAGACCTCCGGCTTTGCAACGCTCGCCAATATCCTGGCGTCGCTCGCGATCCCCTACCAGATCCCGCTGATCATGTTCGTGTCCGAACGTGGCACGCTCGGCGAATTCAACTACGGCCAGTCGCTGGTGTGCCGCACCATGCGCCCGGTGCTGGATTCGCTGGCGATGGAGCATCACACCTGCACCCGCCTGGATGAATTCGAGTTCATCGTCGACCGCTCGATCAAGCAGGCCCTCACCACGCAGGCGCCGGTGGCGCTGATCCTCTCGCCGCTGCTGACCGGCGGCAAGACCTTCGACAAGTGA
- a CDS encoding tripartite tricarboxylate transporter substrate binding protein: MAGRFWTAVLAVVLATMAAGAVAEPAFPSKPVHIFVPYAAGGGVDVLTRTLGEVVSKQWGQSVLVENRPGAGGVIASQAVATSAPDGYTLIMVASGHATNPFLYPKIPYDTFKDFTPVSLLASSPNILLVRADSPFKTVADVIAAARAKPGSLSFAHAGSGTSTHMAGELLKSLARIDLNGIPYKGGAPAINDLLGGQIPMTFNNGPESVGQLQAGTVRALAVTTASRAPFLPDVPSMSETVPGYDTEVWWGLLGPGGMPADVLAKLSHDFVAALNTDAVKERLGNLGAVPIGSTPQQFDARIHADYDKWGPIIKAAGMKAE; the protein is encoded by the coding sequence ATGGCCGGACGGTTCTGGACGGCTGTATTGGCGGTTGTGCTGGCCACGATGGCAGCCGGAGCAGTGGCCGAGCCGGCGTTTCCGTCGAAGCCCGTTCATATCTTCGTGCCCTATGCCGCCGGCGGGGGCGTCGACGTCCTGACACGCACGCTCGGCGAGGTGGTCTCGAAACAATGGGGCCAGTCGGTCTTGGTCGAAAATCGTCCGGGCGCCGGTGGCGTGATTGCCTCGCAGGCGGTCGCGACATCAGCGCCTGACGGCTACACGCTGATCATGGTGGCGAGCGGGCACGCCACCAACCCGTTCCTGTATCCGAAAATACCCTACGACACGTTCAAGGATTTCACGCCGGTCTCGCTGCTGGCGTCGTCGCCCAATATCCTGCTGGTGCGGGCGGATTCTCCGTTCAAGACGGTCGCCGACGTCATTGCGGCGGCGCGGGCGAAGCCGGGCAGCCTGTCCTTTGCCCATGCCGGCAGCGGCACGTCGACCCATATGGCGGGTGAACTGCTGAAGAGTCTCGCCAGGATCGATCTCAACGGCATCCCCTACAAGGGCGGCGCGCCCGCCATCAACGATCTCCTCGGCGGTCAAATTCCAATGACGTTCAACAACGGCCCGGAATCGGTCGGCCAGTTGCAGGCCGGTACGGTTCGCGCGCTTGCGGTCACCACGGCGTCACGGGCGCCGTTCCTGCCCGATGTGCCCAGCATGTCGGAAACCGTGCCGGGTTACGATACCGAGGTGTGGTGGGGGCTGCTCGGCCCCGGCGGCATGCCGGCGGACGTGCTGGCAAAACTTTCGCATGATTTCGTCGCCGCCCTGAATACCGATGCGGTGAAAGAGCGTCTCGGCAACCTCGGCGCCGTGCCGATCGGCAGCACGCCGCAGCAATTCGACGCCCGGATTCATGCCGACTACGACAAATGGGGGCCGATCATCAAGGCCGCCGGAATGAAGGCGGAATGA
- a CDS encoding amidohydrolase yields MVLPMIPACLPPRDVSRPRTPLPPGACDTHAHVFGPADRFPYADDRSYTPPDAPLETYLAMLDAIGFARGVLVQGSAHGRDNSAMLDALARQPDRLRGVAVADADISADELRAWNRLGVRGLRFNHFFRDGQLHYRGGVPLSVAETLAPVMAELGWHLQLWIDVKDLPQAIPLLKALRLPVVIDHMGRTDARAGTATEGFQSLLSAVGDGWCWAKLSGAHRLSQNAPDYPDARPFHEALVRANPERLVWGGDWPHPRVEGEMPDAGHLLELFQMWTPDRATQQRILVANPAKLYGFPN; encoded by the coding sequence GTGGTGCTTCCGATGATTCCCGCTTGCCTGCCACCGCGCGACGTCAGCCGTCCGCGCACGCCGCTGCCGCCTGGCGCCTGCGATACCCACGCCCACGTGTTCGGCCCGGCGGATCGCTTTCCCTATGCCGATGACCGCAGCTATACGCCGCCGGATGCGCCGCTGGAAACGTATCTCGCGATGCTCGATGCGATCGGCTTCGCGCGCGGCGTGCTGGTGCAGGGCAGCGCCCATGGCCGCGACAATTCGGCGATGCTCGATGCGCTCGCGCGTCAACCTGACCGCTTGCGCGGTGTTGCGGTCGCGGATGCGGACATCTCCGCCGATGAATTGCGCGCATGGAACAGGCTCGGCGTTCGCGGCCTGCGCTTCAATCATTTCTTTCGCGACGGCCAATTGCATTATCGCGGCGGCGTACCGCTGTCGGTGGCCGAGACGCTCGCGCCGGTCATGGCCGAACTCGGCTGGCACCTGCAGCTCTGGATCGACGTCAAGGACCTGCCGCAGGCGATTCCGCTGCTGAAGGCGCTGCGGCTGCCGGTCGTGATCGACCACATGGGCCGGACCGATGCACGCGCCGGCACCGCAACGGAAGGTTTTCAGAGCCTGCTTTCCGCGGTCGGCGACGGCTGGTGCTGGGCCAAATTGTCGGGCGCGCACCGGCTCAGCCAGAACGCGCCTGACTATCCCGACGCGCGGCCGTTTCACGAGGCGCTGGTGCGGGCCAATCCGGAGCGGCTGGTGTGGGGCGGCGACTGGCCGCATCCGCGCGTCGAGGGCGAAATGCCCGATGCCGGGCACCTGCTCGAATTGTTTCAGATGTGGACGCCTGATAGAGCGACGCAGCAGCGCATCCTCGTCGCCAATCCCGCAAAGCTCTACGGGTTCCCGAATTGA
- a CDS encoding hydroxyacid dehydrogenase, with amino-acid sequence MTVNNKRVFYVKYLAHPVYEEIIKARPDVRLDRLENESSDAVSAPILAAAHAYQIGAARDELAPHFHVHRDLLQRAPNLLIVSSNGAGFDPVDVDACTAAGVLVVNQSGGNANSVAEHALGMLLTLSKRILEADRALRRDANVNRNALMGNEAKGKTIGIVGIGNVGRRIAELCKGLLHMNVIAYDPFLSAEEIAARGAEKVELDDLMRRSDFVSISCPLNKDNNGMIGARQFALMQPHSFFITTARGFIHDERALYDALRDKRIAGAGLDVWDKEPPPPEHPLLQFDNVLASPHTAGVTKEARENMGRIAAEQILDALDGKRPPRVINPEVWPAYARRFERTFGFAPK; translated from the coding sequence ATGACCGTCAACAACAAGCGCGTGTTCTACGTCAAATATCTCGCCCACCCGGTCTACGAGGAAATCATCAAGGCCCGTCCCGACGTCCGGCTGGACCGGCTCGAGAACGAGAGCTCGGACGCGGTCTCGGCGCCAATCCTGGCGGCGGCGCATGCCTATCAGATCGGCGCGGCGCGCGATGAGCTGGCGCCGCATTTTCATGTCCATCGGGATCTGCTGCAGCGGGCGCCCAATCTTTTGATTGTGTCTTCCAACGGCGCCGGCTTCGACCCCGTCGACGTCGACGCCTGCACGGCGGCGGGCGTGCTGGTCGTCAATCAGTCCGGCGGCAACGCCAATTCGGTCGCCGAGCATGCGCTCGGCATGCTGCTGACGTTGTCCAAGCGCATTCTCGAGGCCGACCGCGCGCTGCGCCGCGACGCCAATGTCAATCGCAACGCGCTGATGGGCAACGAAGCCAAAGGCAAGACCATCGGCATCGTCGGGATCGGCAATGTCGGCCGCCGTATCGCCGAGTTGTGCAAGGGCCTCCTGCACATGAATGTGATCGCCTACGACCCGTTCCTGAGTGCTGAGGAAATCGCCGCGCGGGGTGCGGAGAAGGTCGAACTCGACGACCTGATGCGCCGCTCGGATTTCGTCTCGATCTCGTGCCCCCTGAACAAGGACAATAACGGCATGATCGGCGCGCGCCAGTTCGCGCTGATGCAGCCGCATTCGTTCTTCATCACCACCGCGCGTGGCTTCATTCACGACGAGAGGGCGCTGTACGATGCGTTGCGCGACAAACGCATCGCCGGCGCCGGCCTCGACGTCTGGGACAAGGAGCCGCCGCCGCCGGAGCACCCGCTGCTGCAGTTCGACAACGTGCTGGCGAGCCCGCATACGGCTGGCGTTACCAAGGAAGCGCGCGAGAACATGGGCCGGATTGCCGCCGAGCAAATTCTCGACGCGCTCGACGGCAAGCGCCCGCCGCGCGTTATCAATCCCGAAGTATGGCCGGCCTACGCCAGGCGTTTCGAGCGGACCTTCGGGTTCGCGCCGAAGTAG
- a CDS encoding alpha/beta fold hydrolase has protein sequence MTEPEARFYESQGLRLHYADWGNAAAPPLVLIHGGLDHCRNWDAIARALQPHFHIVAPDLRGHGDSEWAKGSSYTLIDNVVDLTRLIAVAGLKDAAIIGHSMGGMVAQAYAGTFPERVSRLAVLDGTFLSFANPMPIDERMSRWIKQLDRIAQHEARAFKTIEEAALRLSGRNKRLTQEQALHLARHGVRQHADGFYRWKFDHYQRARAPYRLSPDDYIGLWSRIACPTLLMWGSESFLADPEAAGLLAHFKHAEMLKITGAGHWLHHDRLDEVLTALRRFLGVPV, from the coding sequence ATGACTGAGCCGGAAGCCCGCTTTTACGAGTCGCAGGGACTGCGGCTGCATTATGCCGATTGGGGCAACGCGGCCGCGCCGCCGCTGGTTCTGATCCATGGCGGGCTCGATCATTGCCGCAACTGGGATGCGATCGCGCGGGCACTGCAGCCGCACTTCCACATCGTGGCGCCGGATCTGCGCGGGCACGGCGATTCCGAATGGGCCAAGGGAAGCAGCTACACACTGATCGACAACGTCGTCGACCTCACGCGTCTGATTGCCGTCGCGGGGCTGAAGGACGCCGCCATCATCGGTCATTCGATGGGCGGGATGGTCGCCCAAGCCTATGCCGGAACCTTCCCCGAGCGGGTGTCGCGCCTGGCCGTGCTTGACGGCACCTTCCTGTCATTTGCGAATCCGATGCCGATCGACGAACGGATGTCGCGCTGGATCAAGCAGCTCGATCGGATCGCGCAGCACGAAGCCAGGGCTTTCAAGACGATCGAGGAAGCGGCGCTACGCCTTTCGGGGCGCAACAAGCGGCTGACGCAGGAGCAGGCGCTGCATCTGGCGCGCCACGGCGTCCGGCAGCATGCTGATGGTTTCTACCGCTGGAAGTTCGATCACTATCAGCGGGCGAGGGCGCCGTATCGGTTGTCGCCGGACGACTATATCGGCCTGTGGTCGCGCATCGCTTGCCCGACGCTGCTGATGTGGGGCAGCGAGAGTTTTCTGGCCGATCCGGAGGCCGCAGGCCTGCTGGCGCATTTCAAGCATGCCGAGATGCTGAAGATTACGGGTGCCGGGCACTGGCTGCATCACGACCGGCTCGATGAGGTGCTGACGGCGCTGCGGCGGTTTCTCGGCGTGCCGGTTTGA